DNA sequence from the Epinephelus fuscoguttatus linkage group LG2, E.fuscoguttatus.final_Chr_v1 genome:
GAGAAAGGCACCCAGCTTTCTCAGGCATCTGTTTTCAGACAATAATCTCTGACACACCTACCTGACCAGTTGTAACCGGTGGACATTCAAATCTAGCAACATGCTAGTTAAGACAGTGGAACACGTAGCAGCCTTAGAGCCAGATATGTCTCTAATGTAAAAGTTTAGTTTAGGCTTACATTCATCAGATGTGCAGAAACTAATGTTGCTCTGCAGGCTgatctcatgcactgtttgtttgtataactatgaaaagtaatgcagcaGATAATCCACGTAATCATGAAGGCTGCTATCACATGACAAATGCACTGATGAGAGTAAATAAGGAAGTGGTATAAAGAACCAAAGCTGACATACcaaggcaggttggggtggtggatagtCAAACGAACACAcaactttcccccaggagaccagtgtttgtgtcctgtgtgaaaccaagcgCACTTTGAGTTATATTAAGGTCGTtttaagtgttgtgaggactctaaaacttcacctgagcctccatcagcaaatgggtgagtagataatggctgaattttcatttttgggtgcactatccctttaagtatgtaacatgacaACGTCTAACCATGATTCTTCTCCTAAACCTGCCCTAACCAGTAGGGGTGCTAAGTCACTGGGCACCAATAGAatgctccagggatgatgtttttctggaGGATGATGCGGAATTTAGCATCATGTATTCACTTAACATTaaaagctgtctgtctgtcattatGGAAGGTGCactgattttaatttattgttacAAATTTACCTGTTTCATTATTAAGTTATTTACCATCTTAATTTGTTGTTAGTTGTGATGTATTAGTTACCTCagagattattatttttgtatgtgtgtacttGAACGCCACAGTGACGAGCCAATGCAGACTTCACATATGCGCCCACGTGCTCTGTTAAAGTCTGCTGTCTCTGGACTCGTGTGCATGCTGAACAGCTGTGGAGGCTGTTTTTCTTGATTTACATTCACTAGTGCCGAAATAAAGCCGAACAGCGACTGAGAGTGGGTCATTATTTAATCTATACAACGCAGGAGTACTCACCTGATACAATGGCACTggtccctcatcaaaaagcctttgggatttttccattttattttggattattgccaaaaatatgctctgtggcaaacaaatgttcatgatacttacttacttattttTGTTCAACAAGATAGTCTTCATAAATAAATACCACAGTCATGATCACTGAggcctaaatgcaatcaccagaggtaaaaagctaacgttaggttaTAAACCAACTACACTATGGTTGCATGACCTAAAgtcaccaccataacaagactgtagAGACAGTTCggtgtgatgacgttctgtagtctcatttagacACTGCCCTTTTTAAAGCATATAGCAAGAAACATTTACGTTAGAATGTTAAATCCAACTGTTAATGTGATTCACATGCTGCCAAATTAGGCTTGCCTAGTCTTACATATGCATTGCCTTCCATTACTAACTTAATATTAATTGCTGATGTAATGCTTTTTTATCAGCAGTGTCAATATGCTGTATGCCACACTACTGGAACGCACCTTTAATTTATATGTTGGAATTTTGCATGTTGAATTTGGCCTAGACCCACATTTAGACTGAAACCTAATTAACTCCAAGAGGAAACCCCACCAACCTAATACCGTAGTAATCCTGGGGCCACACTAATCGCTTGTGACATAGGCAAACTGGAGCTTTGGGATTCCACAGGCTTATAAAAAAGAGCTAAGAGTATGAGGTGTCTATTTCAAGTGTGGCCACTCCATCGTGGAGTACATACCCAAAGCTTTCAGGACTATGGACTGTTGAATAACAAGCCAGCCATggggcagacacagcaaacGGAGAACACTGAGCAAATTGATGTCAAAGCAATTCAGGAAATGTACAAAAAGTTTGTCATGGAGTGCCCGAGTGGACTACTTTTCCTGCACGAGTTCAAGCGCTTCTTCGGTGTGGACCCATCAGGGGAAGCGTCGGATTATGCGGAGAACATGTTCCGAGCTTTTGAcagaaatggggtgagagagtaAAAGCTGTTACAGCCTGGCATAGTCTACGTACATCTTTAcccaaatgtgaaaatgtgaccaAATGTGTTCTCATTCTACCTGCCTTTCAGGACAATACGATTGATTTCCTTGAGTTTGTGGCAGCACTGAATCTTGTTTTCCGGGGAGACCTGGAGCATAAACTGCGGTGGTCATTCAAGGTGTATGACAAAGACAGCAATGGCTATGTGGACAGGGATGAACTACGGTCGATAATTGATGTAAGTCTACCTGTAAGTCTACCTGTAAGTCAACCACAATGAAATGTCTCATGGGTTTTGGATGCAACTTCAATTCTGAGCTTGAAAAAGGGGTTTTCTCTTTTAGAGAATGGCATTAACTTTCAAGTCCACACTTAAGCAACAGCTCGTAGCAGCTCAGCCTATCTTAAGGCTTTAAACATCTTCACCTAGCATACTATGTTTTCTCCTACTGCTCAGCTCTGCAGAACAGACTGTGGACGTGTCATGTCTCTACCCTCTTGGTCTCCCGTGTTCACTGTCACTTAACTTTTGGCACCTAACAGTACTTTTTAGCTGAATTAATTACTTAGAGtttgaattaaaagaaaaaacttaaTAGGCCTTGTTcgcagcagacattttgattgTCTTAGCAGAGAAAGAACATGTCACTAATAACACCGACAATGGTTCTGTCAAGTGTCCCCTTAAGCCAACGTGAACAGtgccaggaccctgaaactgaagcagccatCATTCATTTGATTACATACACCTGTTCTTTTGACATATTAATCTGATTTAATCAAATGAACATATCTAATTGATGCAGTTGGATTTGGCCTCGAGTAAATGCATCTTCATCTGTTTTATTCTCACCTCTGCTCATATACACTATACCTAGGGAGTTCTCAAACTACAGCAGattaagacagaaaaaagaaggaGCATTATTCCTCAAGAAAAAATATATGCACTTAATCTATGGACCAGTCTTATCCTTTTTAGGCATACAGTGATTATAGGTACACAAAGCATTAATATATTCTGTTTTAACGGACATCGTACATCAGACATAATACGCAACCTTTAAGTGACCATGCCAGTGTTAGAATTTTCTTGTTGAGTTGGTGACATCATTTTAATATCAATCTGATAGCTGGTTAGACGTGTAATAGTTTATGTGCGAACATGCAATCTGGTGGAGCAGCCAGTTATCTAAACCGTGATGTCCGTGTGTTCAAGAACCGAAATATTCACTCTGTTTCTCTGCTGGATTCCAATATCTAAAGCTGGATATTATAATATGCCCACATGGAAAGGAGGATGTACATTCATTTCCCCCATAccagtttttaaatgtgtttgaatCTCTACCGTTTCTTGAATTAGTTACTCTTTATTTAAAGCAAAACATAAGACTGTCAATGCTGTCTTTGAAATCATATTGACAGTTAAATCAAGCAAGATAAACCTTGCTCAAAATGGTTAAATATTATCcagatttaaaggcatcaactGCTGTATAAAGCCAAAGGGAACATAATGCTGCAGTAAATATGCCAAATTATCCAGTTACATCACTGCTCTAAACAAATTTCATGCATCATCACTGAGTGCAGCAGCTTATGCTCTAAAGGTCTTTGATACGGTAACATTTCCTGCTATTGACATGAAATATatcatttccttttcttttgttcCATCCAGAGCATCTATCGGATAAAAAAAGGCTCAAAGACAGATGCACATGATGCACAGCTCACGGTCGATGAAGCTGTGGATCGACTATTACAGGCCGTCGACAGTGATGGAGATGGTGAGCGTTCAGTCACATTTACCGTGCAGTGAAAGCACTTTTACAGTGACGACAGACGTGAAGTGATACTTTGTTGTATCAACAGAGAATCCTGATGAATAAAGCTTTGACTGTTTGTCTACAGGTCATATTAACCTGGAGGAGTTCATTAGGGGCGCACAGCAGGACCCCTGGGTGCTCAACATGTTGAAGCTGGACATGAACCCTGCTGGATGGGTGCTGGAGCAGAGGAGAAGGAGCGCACACTTCTGAAGTGTCAGAGCACAAAGGCCTTTCCCACGTGGACAAAGAGACAACACTCATGGCTAAAATGCAGGATATGAATTACAtatagaaaaatatatttaacacaCATTCTACAGCTAAAATTAGGATTCATTTCAACTTTCAGCATATGCAGTTTCATATTCATAGATGGTGAAGGTTCACAGCTGGCCATCATCTGGCTTTTAATAAAGGAACAATAGCACTTTAAGTCAATGTGAGACTGTAACCAACAGTATAAACATACAGAGACGTTCTTATTTCTTTgcatacattattttttttctttccacaaTTTCACTATATTAATGGTTTGTCTTATATTATCTTTAAATACTACTAAAGCTACATTTTTGTATAATTTGAAGCAGGTGCATATACACAGTATATTGCTGCTAACTCAGCCTTCTTGTTAAAAagtgtaaatatgtaaatagtGAGTAATGATAATGTCTGCTTTTCTATTGTTTCTactttactgttgttaaacgAAGGTTTTAAAACTTATGAATCAACtccaataaaaaaacatgaagtCATTGTCGTGTCCTGCTTTCTCCAGCTGTACAAACTTTTCTTttcaaactttttcttttcccaAAGGAGACAGATCTGTAATTCATGCTCAACATTTTCTTAAAAGTGTTTTACAACCTATTCACTTCTAGCCTCCTGAGACCTGGAGGAAaatggtttattattattattattattattattattattattattattatgggttttttttaaagattttttttgggcatttttaagcctttaatcgataggccagatgagcgtgaaggggggagagagagagggagtgacatgcagcacagggccacaggttggagtcgccttgtacatggggcacctgctctaccactaagccaccgacgcctgAAAAAtggtttattattatcatcagtagtagtagtagtagtagaatcattagtatcattattattacaaattTTAAATTATTGGGATGAAAGAAACATATCACTTTTTTTATAACATGTCTCTGTAGTGGACACTGGGTCAGTCTTTAACACAAAAAGTACATTACAGGAAAGTGCATTAATattatgtgtttaaaatgtaatattacaGGTACCCTGCATGCTTTTAACTAGTTGAAcatagtgtgtatgtgtgcatgtacatgtgtgtgtctttatatgAGAGAAATTATTTATGTCAGACTCTTCCCCACTTCTCCAGAGTATGGAATCTggttgaaaataataaaatacattggTTAAAAGGTGCATTTTGTAAGGCTTAAAATCAACATACACTtctaaaatctaaatataaCATAGATAAGACtctcataaataaaaacagcatcCTTATGAAGAACAGAAACAATACATCTTCATAAATCACATGACTTACATCCCTTACTGCCATAAAGCAGAAGACAGAAGCATAATGGATGCATATTACATCACTAGAAAGTCCAGGATATGCTTTCCACAGTATTTGAGACTCATACACTGCATGTCAAGTGTTTGAAATGAAGGTTTCAGTTTCAGGACAACCATCAATTGCTGGCTTCTCAGAACACTAGAACCACATGAGGTACAGAGAACATCTTCTGTGCCACCGTCAACCTGCACTCAGTCAGTGGCACGGCCCCTTCCTCCCTGTCGGTCAGGCCCATAAACCCCTGGGATTTAGCCACTTAGTTATTTTAGCTTTACAGGTTTAGCGGAGTGTCATTTTAGTTATCCTGCAGATTAGTAACGCTTACTGACCGCTTACTGAGGCAAACTGTGGTCCCATCATGAAGACACATCTGAATTAAAACTGAAGATGAAATGCTTACATATCATCAAGTACATATCCGGTGCTTTGTGGCATGATTTTGTTTGAATCAGTACAAAGAAATCCATGCAAGTGTTGCAGTCTTCTTACATTTTAAGCAATAAAACTAAAttgtatataaatgtaaaatctagGATACAGTCCCAGTGAGTGATCAgatagccccccccccccttttttgttttacagaatACATTTTGACACATCACAGTAAAACTAATGGCTTTAGCAGCATCCCCTTAcgcacacataaacaaacaaacaagctaaGAAGTTAAGTTGAAGTACTTAGTAAAGCATCTGACAAAACAGAGCAAAGGTGGTTaaacatttctttgttgtaCAAGTGAACTAAAACAGAAGCCAATAGACTGTAACCTGACAACTCCCACAGCTACAGGGATTTAATTTATACTGTGCACTAATGTTACAATACCAGGATTTTAAACTTCCATAAAATactagtaaaaagaaaaaaaatgtgaagccTCTTTCAGAACCACAGCAAAGAGAAAACATTCTTAAGCACacaaaatagatttaaaaaaaattaacaaccTGCACAAAGTGCTGGTGCAGAAAAAAATCACCGAACACATATGTAATAAAATGGCCTTAGGTTGAAAATCTGACTGTAGAGTCATTCAATCCtccttcattcattttccataaccgttTCTCCTGTTGGGGTCGCGGggcgctggagcctatccagttgacattgggtgagaggcagggttcactctggacaggtcaccagactatcacaggactgacacatagagacagacaaccattcacactcacattcacacctatgtgcagtttacttacttacttatgcCTTACACCCTTTTTGGGCTATAGGCCGTCGACAAGGGACCTTCAGAGTACCCGATCGCTGGCTTTATTTCTATCTGTACCAGGTGTATCCCATTTTCTTGGTGTCTGCCTGCAGATCCCTTCGCCAGGTGTTTCTTGGCCGacttctctttttcttcctctgaggATTCCACATCAGAGAGTGTGGCCGATCCATTTCCATCTTCTTCGTCCAATTTCATCTTTAGCTGGTATTTGCTGTGTCTTCGTCTGTTTATGAAGCTTTGTACTTTGCTAGCTGTGTTATTTAGCACCACAACTCAAAGCAGAGGTAGACGAGCAGCTCCCATGTTGTGTGAGgtaaaaacagtgttttgtcATAAAGACAGCAATTTAACAGTTTAGTTCTCCATCgcaaagggctgtctgacagaaaggtcaAGAGGTGAAAATATTACACTGATTATCAAAAAGCACCTCGTACATAcactcattcattttctgtaaccgcttatcctgttgggggtcacgtTGGGGttggagcctattccagctgacactgggggTGGGATTCACCtgggacaggtcaccagacaaCCATCCACACCAACGGCCaacttagagtcaccaattaacctgcatgtctttggacttttGGAGaagaacctggagaaaaccctgCTGACACAGGGACTGCATGCAGGGGTGGTCCCACACCCTGGGATTCGACCCCCCACcccaggttcaaaccaggaaccctcttgctgtgaggtgacaatgctaaccactgcaccactgtgccgcccagcCTCTGATTGttgatctctttttttttaatagcttCAGTACTGATACTATAAAATGTataattacagtttttctcatttGCTTAAACACATTTGTCCATTCAGAAGCTACATTCAATACAGTTCACATACAGGCCTAAAGTAAATGGCTGTGGCCACAGTGACACATCTTGCAAAATGCTCTAACACTCACAAAACactaaaaacatacaacaaaggCAAATAACTCCATCAATCAACACAACTACATTCTTTCCCAACTGCTTAACGAAACTGTGATCACCTTCTCATCATCACCTTGTTAGCACAGCAGACGTCCTCTCTGATGTGTTAAACTTTTTCTATTGCtttcacacatttttcacaCCCCTTTTCACCACACTTAACACAGATCTCTTAGAAAGATCGAGAACTTTGTTGGATTAACTGTGTTACAAAATATATTCTTTCCAACAATggacaaaagaagacaaaatacAGCTATCAGTATGAAGCGGTTCAATCATAATTTATGCTACCCTGCTGAACTCTGCACCTTGAatgttttacacttttttttaagatgcccttgtgaaatgctgtaaaaaaaaaaaatattatcattTTTACATGCCTTTGGTCTCTTGGTGTCTTTTATAGATGGATAATGACTGATTGCTGATTGAAGAGTTGCTCAAAGGAGTTTCACACAGGTGGATCAGAGATTCATAATTTCTATCAGCTATCaataaatgttttccttttgtttaagACATTCAAACCAGAagagtttttgtgttttctatgAGATCTGTGTTAACTATTTTGAAAAAGGGTGTGAAAAACTGTTAACACATTTGCAAGAGGAGACTTCTGCTGTGCTAAGAAGGTGATGATGAAAATCAAGTGGATTCAAGTTCCCTTGAGTGTGTCCTCAAATCTTGGAATGCATACTGTACTGTTTTAAACACGTAGTATCAAAGTACTGATACTTTTGACAGCCTTACTTTACATACACACGGGAAAAGCCCCTCTGATCACTCTGCGTAGGAGTTTCCATTTTACTTCGTAATAGCTTGAGGAGTATCAGTGACCCTGGGTCACTAAGGGTTCAAGATGGGATCAGGCATATGGATTACTGCTTTGAAGGCAGCTTGCCAAAGACTTTGTCTAAAAATAAGTTTCTTGCTGGGGTCAAGCATGACATAAATCAGTAATTACACTCCACTCAGTCCTCGCCCCCTGAGCTGTTCAGGAGACCTTCAGCAGCAGCCTTGAAGTCGACACTGAACTCTCCATTGCAGGCAGTCTTTAGGAAATGACTTCACTGAAgtgtctgtatttatttatttttcatacaaaATAAGAGTTCAGACTTTGTACTGCAGTGGTGGGATCTGGATATAGCATGGGTCAGAATCAGCAAATACAGACACAGGATGACACAGAACTGGAGACAAACACCATCCACGACCTGTACAAGTCTTTCATCATGGAGTGCCCGAGTGGATCTTTGTACCTGCACGAGTTCAAGAGGATGTTTGGAGTACAAAACGGCACGCCTGAGTCACAGTACATGGACAGCATCTTCCGAGCATTTGACATGAATCATGTGAGTTACGAAGCTGCTTTAAagtaaaactaaagaaaaactgCATATGTCTTTGTATTTATAAAAAGCAAATCCTTTATTTCAATCTGCCCAAGCATACTCTCACTGTAACCGTTCCCTGTTTACAGGACAACACAATGGATTTTATAGAGTATGTGGCAGCACTTAATCTTG
Encoded proteins:
- the LOC125879960 gene encoding guanylyl cyclase-activating protein 2-like; translated protein: MGQTQQTENTEQIDVKAIQEMYKKFVMECPSGLLFLHEFKRFFGVDPSGEASDYAENMFRAFDRNGDNTIDFLEFVAALNLVFRGDLEHKLRWSFKVYDKDSNGYVDRDELRSIIDSIYRIKKGSKTDAHDAQLTVDEAVDRLLQAVDSDGDGHINLEEFIRGAQQDPWVLNMLKLDMNPAGWVLEQRRRSAHF